The region GCCTACGGCTCCCCATCCGCAGGCTGCGCCTCAGACCAGAGCGGACAAGGAAAGATCCCAGGCCTCTACCCCAATGTCCTCCCCTGCAATGAGATGGCTCAGATGGCCTCTGCTTCCTACTACTTCTTCTCGGACTTCAAGCAATCCGGCTCCGGCAGCGTCTGTACCGCCGCCCAGGTCATGGTCGAACTCTCCGACATCTTCCTCCAGATCGCCGGAGACCTCACCGTAGCCCGCCTTATCCCCAACTCCACCACCTGATCCTTCCACAAATCCGGGTGCCCCATGTTCCGATTCCGGGACGTGGGTTTCCAGGGAAGCCTGATTCGCCCCTTTGTCCTCCACGCAACCCACCGTGCCCCTCTTTCTGTGCATCATAAGATGGAAAGAGAATACGGTCGGATCACCCCCCTTACGAGAAGGGGAGAGAAGTGAAGGCCTCAAGGATGATTCATGCCTGCACCAGTCAAACAATGTCCCGGTGAGTTCAGCCCGGAGATTCAGCAACTCCTCCACGACAACGCCGACCGAGCCCAATGGAAGGAGCACCCCTGTGCGCTCTGCGGCCAGTTCGTCAACGCAGAGCTCAAGTTCTCCAAATGGCTCCCCCTCCGCCACTGGCCCTCAGTCAACTACGCCGCCCTCCGCAACAAGGCCGCCCAGAAGAAGGCCCGCCCCACTCCCACGCCCAAACCCGTCCTCCAACCCTGATTGCCTAACCGTATTCCTCACAACAACTTACAACTATTTTTACGAAAAACACCCGTAAATCCGCGTGTCAAGCCCCCTGGCGCCCAAAAAACTACATAACTAACTCATCCCAAGCCACTTACAAGCCAAAAATAAATGGCGTATTTACCCTCGCCACGTTGGTACTCTTAACAGAGTAGACAAAATCTCAGGACGAACCACCGTCGTGAGCCCGTCTTCGCCTTCACTCACAACTGAAACTCGAGATTCAAACTGATCAACGTACGCCGTTGCCTGTTTTGAGATGGCAGCTGAAAGCTCATAGCCAGCGGCTGGAAGAAAGCCATGTCCAGACCTAACCCGTCTGTTCACAAGACTTTACATACTTTCACCGGGGTGGGGAGCCACAGCGAATGACCACACAAACTCAGGCAATCGAAGAACCCGCACGCTATCAATGCCGCCACATCCACACTGAAGGACGCCGCTGCGGCAGCCGAACCCTCAAGCTTGGCCAGGGGCCACCACAAGCGTAGCGGACAAACGCTGCCGCCCTTGCTATCCTTAGACTGCTGTTCCCACGCAGGATGAAAATACTCTTCGCACTCTCGGTCGTCTCGTTTCTTGCCTTGCTATGGGCCGTCTATGCCATGACCCGGCATGTACGCCGGACTGCCCCCATCGAGAGCGACCCGGCTCTGCCCGAGGAGATCAGATCGATCTCCACCCCGGCCACAAAGTCGGCCACGAATCACGTACCACCCGTCCGGCGTAGCGCCTGACTGCTTCACCGCTCACACTTGAAAGGACCTGTCATGCAGACTGCTCATCCGATCCAGGCCGCCGCTCCGGTCAGCTTCGTTCCACGTAACGCAACCCTGGTCGATAAGGCCATCCTTGCCGTAGCCGGATCGGTCTTCGTCGCCATCTGCGCACATGTCTCCGTGCCCCTCTGGTTCACACCTGTACCCCTGACCTTGGGCAACATGGCCGTCATCCTCGTCGGCCTCTGCCTCGGACCCTCCACCGCCTTCGCCGCAATGGTCCTCTACCTCTGCGAGGGAGCGATGGGCATGCCCGTCTTCAACCCCGGCGGACCGGCCGGCATGGCGCATCTCATGGGTCCCAACGCAGGCTACCTCTTCGCCTACCCCGTCGCCGCGGCAGTGGCAGGTTATCTCGCCAAGGCCATCAGCCTGCGCGGCTCAAAGTATGTGGCCGGAATTGTTGGCAGCGTCGCTGGGACCGCACTCGTGATCGCCTGCGGCGTCTCCTGGCTCGCTTCGCTCCTGCATCTCAACGCTGCAATGGCATTCAAGCTGGGTGCCGCTCCCTTTCTGCCCGGTGAGGTGATCAAGGTCGCCGCAGCCGCTGGAATCTATAGCGCCATCGCACGCTGGCGCAAGGCTTAACCAAGTACAAGAAGGATTGTTTCTCCATGTCTGTTGCTCTTCCCACGATTCAAGAGATCCACGTTGCCCATAGCCCCGACTCCGACGATGCCTTCATGTTCTACGGCCTCGCCACCCAGAAGGTGCGGGTCCCCGGCTTCAAGTTCACCCACAACCTCACCGATATCGAGACCCTGAACCACAAGGCCATCAAGGAAGCGATCTACGACGTCACCGCCATCAGCTTTCACGCCTACCCGTACATGCAGGAGAACTACGCATTGATGGCGACCGGCTCCAGCTTCGGCGAAGGCTATGGCCCCATGCTGGTGTCCACAAAGAAATACACGATTGATCAGGTGAAGAAGCTGCGGATCGCGATCCCCGGCACCCTCACCAGCGCGTTTCTGACCCTCAAGCTCTTCTGCCCTGAGATCGAAACAGCCGTAGTCGACTTCGACAAGATCATCCCAGCAGTCGTAGCAGGCGAGTACGACGCCGGCCTCCTCATCCACGAGGGCCAACTCACCTACGCCCACGACGGCCTGGTCAAGATCCTCGACCTCGGCCAGTGGTGGCGCGACCTGACCGGTCTCCCCCTGCCCCTGGGCGGCAACGCAATCCGCCGCTCGCTCGGCCCGGAGGTCATGCTGTCAACGGCTCACGCGGTGCGCGATTCGATTCAGCACGCCCTCGATAACCGTGAGGCAGCCTTGAGCTACGCCATGCAGTTCGCGCGCGATCTCGATCCCAATCTCGCCAGCCGCTACGTCGGAATGTATGTCAACGACCGCACCATCGACATGGGGGAGGACGGCCGCGAGGCCATCCGCCGCATCCTTGGCATGGGCTACGAACGCGGCATCATTCCAATCGAATCGAAGGTCGATTTTATCGGCTGATTCGTGCTATTCTTACTGAGTGATGGTTGAGCGGAACCGTGCTTCGTGAGACGAGTTTGCAGTTCACCTTGTGGGAACATAACAACCCATTCTCACCGGACGCGTAGCTCAACTGGCAGAGCATTCGACTCTTAATCGACTGGTTGTAGGTTCGATTCCTACCGCGTCCACCAAATATCTGTGCCATACGGCGTCCACGAGCCCAGCTCTGGACGCCGCTTTACTTTGCCCTGCCCTGCCCTGTTCAGGGGATATGCAAGTTGGTACATCGCACCATCACCACTTGACGACGCCACCTCCACCCGCTTTACTAAGTCTTGAGATGGCACTCTTCAAAAAAGCTCGCGGCAAAGGCATCGGCTCACTCGCCACCAGCCTGTTCAATCAGCGCCGCCGCGTTGCCACGTTTGCTGCGGCCGGTCTCGCCGTAGCCGTCGGCTACCACGTCGTCTTCGGCCACAACGGCCTGACGGTCTATGAGCAGAAGCGTCAGGAGACCATCTCCCTGGACCGCCAGCTCAACGACCTCAACCGCGACAACGACCGCCTCCAGGGCCACGTAGACCGTCTCCAGTCCGACCCCAACGCCATCGAGCACCAGGCCCGGGAGGAGCTCCACTACACCCGCCCCGGCGAGGTCATCATCACCCTCCCCCCCGACCCCAAAAAACCGTAACGTGCCCATCTCGCTGCTGGACCGCAAACCTCCGCCAGCCGACCACCGCATCCCCTACGGCCCCCACCCCCTCCAGTTCGGCGACCTCCGCCTCCCCACCACACACCCTGCCCCAGTAGTGGTCTTCCTCCACGGCGGCTGGTGGAAGGCGGCGTATGACCTGGAGTACGGGGGGCACCTCTGTGCCGCCCTCAAGTCCCGTGGCATCGCCACCTGGTCTCTGGAGTACCGGCGAGTTGGGGATGTGGGCGGGGGGTGGCCCGGCACATTCCAGGACGTAGCCCTCGGCTTCGATCATCTGACTGAACTTGCGATGACCTATCCGCTGGACCTTGGGCGGGTGGTGGTGGCGGGGCACTCGGCAGGGGGGCACCTGGCCTACTGGCTGGCCGGCCGGCCGCATGTGCCGGTGGGGAGTCCGGTGGCGGGGCGGGGTTTGGGGATGAAGGGTGTGGTGGGGCTGGCGGGGGCAGTGGATCTGCGGATGACCATCGATCTGGCGGGGTGGTTCACCTTTGCTCATGACAAGGATGAGGTGATTTCGTTTATGGGTGGGGGGCAGGGGGAGGTGCCGGAGCGGTACCGGGCTGGGAACCCGGGGGACCTGCTGCCGCTGAACGTGCCCCAGATGCTGTTGCAGGGGACCGAGGACGACCAGATTCCGCCGCAGTTGCCGGTGCGGTGGGCGGAGCGGGGGCGGAAGATGGGTGAGGCGGTTGCGGTGCAGATGATTCCGGGGGCGGACCACTTCGACGTGTGCGATCCGGAGAGTAAGGCATGGCCGACGGTGCTGGCGGCAATCGAGAAGGTGCTGCTGTAGGGTTAAGGAATGGTTTTCGATGTTGCGACTACGGACAAGAAGAAGATTTATAACCTGCTGATCGGGCTGGTGGCACCCCGGCCTATCGCGCTGGTGACGAGCCGGAATGAGGATGGCGGCATCAATGCTGCGCCGTTCAGTGCTTACAACTACCTTTCGATCGATCCGCCGATTGTGGCTTTAGGCGTGGCGGACCGGCCGGCGGGGGACCCGGCGCCTAAGGATACGGCTCGGAATATCCGGCGGACGGGGGAGTTCGTGGTGAATGTGACCACCGAGGACCTGCTCCGGCAGATGAACATCTGTGCCACGGACTTTCCCGCGGAGGTGAGCGAGATCGAGATGGCGGGGCTGGAGACGGCGGAGTCCTCCGTGGTGAGTGTGCCGCGCATCAAGTCGGCTCATGCGGCGCTGGAGTGCGTGGAGCATACGACGCTTCAGATTGGGCGGTCGCGGATCATTCTTGGCCGGGTGGTGGCGATGTATGTGGAGGATCAGTTTGTCGATCCGGCTGGCCCCTACATCAAGGCTGAGGAGTTGCATGCGATTGGACGGATGAACGGGCTGGGGTCGTATGTTCGGACCGAGGGCTCGTTTCTGCATCAACCGAGGATTCCTTACTCGGAGTGGGTGAAGGGGAAACGGTAGCCGGGTACGCCCCTTCCCCTGTTTTGATTCAAAGTCTTCAAGGGAAAGGAGTTAGGTTCGGACTTTCTTTTGAGGCTGCGGTCGATCGTAGAGATGCGGCTTTCTTCCAGCTGTCAGCTATGAGCTTCCAGCTGCGAGCTTAGAACAGGCAACGGCTACGTTGAACAGTTTGAGTTTTCAGTCGAAGCAATCGGCGCTCACGACGGTGGTTCGTCCTGAGATTTGCTCTACCCCTCTATTTTACCAAGCTTGAGGTATGGGGAGGTTGTGGAACCCATGTCTCTGAGGCGCGACATGGGGCACCCGGTTTTCTTCCTTAGGAGAGGTAGTCCTTGAGCCAGGGGTCTTCGGAGTGGACGAGGCCTTGGGTGTTGCCGTGGTAGACGACGGTGCCCTCGTTGAGGACGAGGAACTGGGTGCTGTCGTCGATGCCGTTGTCCATCTCGTTCCTGGGGATGGGTTCCATCTTGTTGTCGTTCACGTTCCAGCGATGGGTGGCGAGGGTGAAGGCGTCCTGGAGGCGGTGGGTGATGAGGAGGGAGGTGGTGTGGGAGACGTCGCGCTGCTTGATGACGAGCTCGACGATGGTGGTGCTGGTGATGGGGTCTAGTCCGCCGGTGGGGGAGTCGTAGAGGATGAGGTCGGGGTTGGTGATGATGGCGCGGGCGATGGAGACGCGGCGGCGCATGCCCCCGGAGAGCTCGGAGGGGAACTTGGAGATGGCCTTGGGGAGCTCTACGAAGTTGAGGACCTCTTCCACCTTCTTGTGGGACTCTGAGGGGTCCATGCCGGCTTCGTTGAAACGGTAGGCTACGTTGTCTTCCACGTTCATGGAGTCGAAGAGGGCGGACTCCTGGAAGACCATGCCGATGCGCTTGCGGAGGGTGTAGACGTCGCGCTCGCGCATGGTGGTGAGTTCTTCGCCGAAGACCTTAATGGAGCCTGAGTCGGGCTTCATGAGGCCGTCGACGAGCTTCACGAGGACGGACTTTCCGCAGCCTGCGGGGCCGAGGATGATGAGGGTCTGGCCGCGGGCGACCTCGAAGGAGATCTTGTTGAGGATGGGGCGGTCGGAGTCGAAGGCGATGGAGACGTCGTGGAAGGCGACGATGGGGGTGGTGTCGGGGGCGTTTTCGGGGGCCGGGTTGGGGAGAGTTGGGGGCATGGTTTAGGGAGAGCCCGGGGCTAAAGCCCCTTCTTATTTGAAGCGCTTGACGGGGGGCTAAAGCCCCCCTCTAATCCGAACGGCAACGGCAACGACAGAAGCAGATACGCTTCGGGGATGAAAAATAAAACTACCTACCGAAGAGGCCGATCATAAGGCGGCTGACGAGGAAGTCTACGACGATGATGAAGACGGAGGAATAGACGACGGCTTGGGTGGTGGCTTTGCCTACGCCCTGGGTTCCGCCCTTGGTTTTGAGGCCGAAGAAGCAGCCTACGGTGGCGATGATGAAGGCGGAGAAGAGGGGTTTGGTGAGGCCCTGGACTACGTCTCCATAGAGGAGGGACTGGTAGGAGGTGTGGAGATACGAGCTTAGGTTGAGGCCGAGGATGGTGACGGAGACGAGTGCCCCGCCGGCGATGCCTACGGCGTCCGAGAGGATCGTCAGGAAGAAGAGCATGACGACGGTGGCGATGATGCGAGGGGTGACGAGCTTGCGGATGGGGTCTGTGCCGAGGGCGCGCATGGCGTCGATCTGCTCTGTGACCATCATGGAGCCTAGCTCTGAGGCCATGCCGGAGGCGTTGCGGCCGGAGACCATGAGACCGGTCAAGACGGGGCCTAGCTCCTTGACCATGGAGAGGGCGACGAGGGAGCCGGTGAGGGAGATGGAGCCGAACTGCTTGAGCGCGGTGGCGGACTGCAGGGCGAGGACGCAGCCGGTGAAGAATCCGGTGAGGACGACGATGGGCAGGGAGCCGACGCCGATGGAGTCCATCTGGGTGAATATGTCGTCCCAGTAGACGGGTGGGGAGAAGAGGTTGGCGACACCGCGGCCGGCCAGGAGGGAGTAGTCCTGGATGGCGGTGACCTTGTCTTTGAGGAAGCTTTCTGGTGATCCAAAGGGCATCTGTAGGTAGGCTCACTTTATCAGATGCAGAAACGGCTGGGTTTGGCTCGGGGAGGGTTTGGGCTGAACTCCCTCAGCGGCTAAAGCCGGATTTGTGGTGGGGCGGATGCGGCGGGACTAAAGTCCCGCCCTTTCAAAGCGTGTCTTGAGATGAGGTCCGTTCAGAGCAGGAATGGCGGGAAGTCCAAGAGGCGGAACTCCCTCAGCGGCTAAAGCCGGATTTTGTGGTGGGTCGATGCGGCGGGACTAAAGTCCCGCCCTTTCAAAGCGTCGCTGTGTGTCGGGCGAAAAGGAAATGAGAAGATAGAAGAGATGAGTCAGATGATGAAGGCGGCCGTGCTTTACGGCAAGGAAGATTTGCGGCTGGAAGAGGTTGCGGTGCCGGTGGCTGGGCCGGGCGAGATTGTGGTGCGGGTGGGTGCGGCGCTGACGTGTGGGACGGACCTGAAGGTCTACAAGCGGGGCTATCATGCGGCGATGGGGACTCCTCCGATGCTGTTTGGGCACGAGGTTGCCGGGGTGGTGACGGAGATTGGGGACGGGGTGCAGTGGTTTGAGGTGGGGGAGCGGGTGGTGCCGATGAACTCGGCTCCGTGCGATGAGTGTTTTTTTTGTTTGAAGGGGCAGCAGAATCTTTGTGAGGACCTGCTGTTCAACAACGGGGCTTACGCGGAGTACATACGGATTCCGGCTCGGATTGTGGAGAAGAATACGCTGCGGGTGCCGGAGGGTGTGAGGCTGGACTATGCAGCGTTGACGGAGCCGCTGGCTTGCGTGGTTCGGGGGCTGGAGGAGAGTGGGGCTCGGGCGGGCGACA is a window of Granulicella tundricola MP5ACTX9 DNA encoding:
- a CDS encoding biotin transporter BioY, with the translated sequence MQTAHPIQAAAPVSFVPRNATLVDKAILAVAGSVFVAICAHVSVPLWFTPVPLTLGNMAVILVGLCLGPSTAFAAMVLYLCEGAMGMPVFNPGGPAGMAHLMGPNAGYLFAYPVAAAVAGYLAKAISLRGSKYVAGIVGSVAGTALVIACGVSWLASLLHLNAAMAFKLGAAPFLPGEVIKVAAAAGIYSAIARWRKA
- a CDS encoding menaquinone biosynthesis family protein, producing the protein MSVALPTIQEIHVAHSPDSDDAFMFYGLATQKVRVPGFKFTHNLTDIETLNHKAIKEAIYDVTAISFHAYPYMQENYALMATGSSFGEGYGPMLVSTKKYTIDQVKKLRIAIPGTLTSAFLTLKLFCPEIETAVVDFDKIIPAVVAGEYDAGLLIHEGQLTYAHDGLVKILDLGQWWRDLTGLPLPLGGNAIRRSLGPEVMLSTAHAVRDSIQHALDNREAALSYAMQFARDLDPNLASRYVGMYVNDRTIDMGEDGREAIRRILGMGYERGIIPIESKVDFIG
- a CDS encoding FtsB family cell division protein, which gives rise to MALFKKARGKGIGSLATSLFNQRRRVATFAAAGLAVAVGYHVVFGHNGLTVYEQKRQETISLDRQLNDLNRDNDRLQGHVDRLQSDPNAIEHQAREELHYTRPGEVIITLPPDPKKP
- a CDS encoding alpha/beta hydrolase — translated: MPISLLDRKPPPADHRIPYGPHPLQFGDLRLPTTHPAPVVVFLHGGWWKAAYDLEYGGHLCAALKSRGIATWSLEYRRVGDVGGGWPGTFQDVALGFDHLTELAMTYPLDLGRVVVAGHSAGGHLAYWLAGRPHVPVGSPVAGRGLGMKGVVGLAGAVDLRMTIDLAGWFTFAHDKDEVISFMGGGQGEVPERYRAGNPGDLLPLNVPQMLLQGTEDDQIPPQLPVRWAERGRKMGEAVAVQMIPGADHFDVCDPESKAWPTVLAAIEKVLL
- a CDS encoding flavin reductase family protein produces the protein MVFDVATTDKKKIYNLLIGLVAPRPIALVTSRNEDGGINAAPFSAYNYLSIDPPIVALGVADRPAGDPAPKDTARNIRRTGEFVVNVTTEDLLRQMNICATDFPAEVSEIEMAGLETAESSVVSVPRIKSAHAALECVEHTTLQIGRSRIILGRVVAMYVEDQFVDPAGPYIKAEELHAIGRMNGLGSYVRTEGSFLHQPRIPYSEWVKGKR
- a CDS encoding ABC transporter ATP-binding protein, encoding MPPTLPNPAPENAPDTTPIVAFHDVSIAFDSDRPILNKISFEVARGQTLIILGPAGCGKSVLVKLVDGLMKPDSGSIKVFGEELTTMRERDVYTLRKRIGMVFQESALFDSMNVEDNVAYRFNEAGMDPSESHKKVEEVLNFVELPKAISKFPSELSGGMRRRVSIARAIITNPDLILYDSPTGGLDPITSTTIVELVIKQRDVSHTTSLLITHRLQDAFTLATHRWNVNDNKMEPIPRNEMDNGIDDSTQFLVLNEGTVVYHGNTQGLVHSEDPWLKDYLS
- a CDS encoding MlaE family ABC transporter permease, with product MPFGSPESFLKDKVTAIQDYSLLAGRGVANLFSPPVYWDDIFTQMDSIGVGSLPIVVLTGFFTGCVLALQSATALKQFGSISLTGSLVALSMVKELGPVLTGLMVSGRNASGMASELGSMMVTEQIDAMRALGTDPIRKLVTPRIIATVVMLFFLTILSDAVGIAGGALVSVTILGLNLSSYLHTSYQSLLYGDVVQGLTKPLFSAFIIATVGCFFGLKTKGGTQGVGKATTQAVVYSSVFIIVVDFLVSRLMIGLFGR